In the Setaria italica strain Yugu1 chromosome VI, Setaria_italica_v2.0, whole genome shotgun sequence genome, one interval contains:
- the LOC111257717 gene encoding uncharacterized protein LOC111257717 has translation MEDLGKRYFDELLTFSFLQVQRTIIGTEQFTIHDLLHELAERVAGTDFFRIYVNGLPKDIPTEVRHLFIETHDRADITGKLVGLGNLRTLILEELGGSMAKMVAAPFKYSENDLIFEDVFESMLMRLRKLRVLIVKVRGHHKLVFSIPASID, from the coding sequence ATGGAGGATTTAGGCAAGCGCTACTTTGACGAGTTACTGACATTCTCATTCCTCCAAGTACAAAGAACAATCATTGGTACTGAGCAATTCACAATTCATGATCTGCTGCATGAGCTGGCGGAGAGGGTTGCTGGAACTGACTTCTTCAGAATTTATGTTAATGGCTTGCCAAAAGATATCCCAACAGAGGTCCGGCATCTGTTTATTGAGACCCATGATAGAGCAGATATCACAGGGAAACTTGTGGGGTTGGGAAATCTTCGCACCCTGATCCTTGAGGAGTTGGGCGGGAGTATGGCTAAAATGGTTGCAGCACCTTTTAAATACAGTGAAAATGACTTGATTTTCGAAGATGTCTTTGAGAGTATGCTGATGAGGCTGAGGAAACTGCGGGTCCTGATCGTTAAAGTACGAGGGCACCATAAACTAGTGTTCTCAATCCCAGCATCCATTGATTAG